The genomic interval GCTGCTATACTGTGAAAAATGAATTTTTAGGAGGTTTATTTTGAAAGCTTTGATTGTTGTTGATGTTCAAAATGATTTTTGTGAAGGTGGGGCTTTAGCAGTTAAAGATGCTCATGAAATTATCCCTATTGTTAATAAAGTTATTGATTTTTTTAATAAAAATCAATATTTCGTTGTAGCTACAAAAGATTGGCACCCAGCTAATCATAAAAGTTTTGCAAAAAATTCTAATGGAACTATCGGAGAAATTGGTATTTTAAATAATCTCCCACAAGTTTGGTGGCCTGAACATTGTGTTGAAAATACTTATGGCTCTAACTTCCATCCAAATCTTAAAGAAATTAAACATATTATTTATAAAGGAACTAATTTTGAAATTGACTCTTATAGTGGTTTTTTTGATAATGGAAAATTAAAAAGCACTGAACTGTTATCTCTTTTAGAAAACAATCAAATTTCAGAAATTTTTGTTTTAGGCCTAGCTACAGACTACTGTGTTAAACATACAGTTTTAGATGCTCTTGATTTAGGTTTTAAAGTTAATGTTATAGAAGATGGTTGTAAAGGTGTTAATCTATCTTTTAACGATTCTAATAATGCTCTCAAAGAGATGAAGGAAAAGGGTGCAAAAATAATAAAAAGTGACGATTTAAATTAATCGTCACTTTTTTATTTAAAATTCTTCTAATCTTCTTTCATACATATAATTACTAAAAGTAATATCATAAACTTGTAATATTTCTAAATAATCTCTAAACAAAGATTTTACCAAAATTGGTATTTCATCTATTGGTAAAATTAAATTTGG from Cetobacterium somerae carries:
- the pncA gene encoding bifunctional nicotinamidase/pyrazinamidase; the encoded protein is MLKALIVVDVQNDFCEGGALAVKDAHEIIPIVNKVIDFFNKNQYFVVATKDWHPANHKSFAKNSNGTIGEIGILNNLPQVWWPEHCVENTYGSNFHPNLKEIKHIIYKGTNFEIDSYSGFFDNGKLKSTELLSLLENNQISEIFVLGLATDYCVKHTVLDALDLGFKVNVIEDGCKGVNLSFNDSNNALKEMKEKGAKIIKSDDLN